The following is a genomic window from Pseudomonadota bacterium.
TTTTTAGATGGACCATCTTCTACTTTCCCTCTCTCTTTTGGAGTTATTTGTTGATTTGGATAACGTATTATTCTGAAACTATGTTTATAGTTCGCTGCTTTGTAATAATATGGAGTAAGAATTTAATCGCATAGCATATAAATTGCTATGATGACAAGAAAAAAATCAAACATTTCAAGTGGTTAATATTATATATTGTGCGCAATATTTAGTGTTTGATCAAGTTTTTTTCCAGCTGTAGCCCGGAATAAATATTCTTTCCAGATACATATGGCAGGGTTGGTATTCTGGCTTGGCATGGTTGCAGCTAAACAAGTTGCCCACGATTTCATTGAGATAAAATAGTGATGTATTTCTGTGTTATGTCGACAATATTTTTTTACTTTTTTCCTTGACAAGGTCTGTGCTCTCAGATATAGAATCTCTCGTTTAATAAAAAGCTTCACAAGGCTATTTATAGTTATTTAAGATTGAGTTGGTTAAATAACTGAACCATTCTTCTTTCTAGGGGTGGAAAAATGCTGGTTAATTATATTCCTGTTCTGGTGATGATGCTGGTAGGTATTGGTTTCGGCGTCTTTGCTGTGGTAGTTTCAAGTATTTTGGGACCGCATCGCCGTTTTAAGGTGAAGCGGGAAACGTATGAATGCGGGATGCCCACTGAGGGAACTACCTACGTTCAGGTTCCGATCAAGTATTATGTTGTAGCTTTGTTGTTCCTGGTTTTCGACCTTGAGTGTGTGTTTATGTATCCGTGGGCAGTGCATTATCGAAAACTGGGTCTCTTCGGTTTTGTCGAGATGCTGGTCTTCATGGTGATTCTATTTATCTGTTATATCTATGTCTGGAAAAAGGGAGCGTTGGAATGGGAGTAGAAAGTGGCATGAAAGGTGATGGCTTCCTGCTTACCAACCTTAACTCGCTGGTTAACTGGGGGCGGAGTAATTCCGTTTGGCCATGTACCTTTGGCCTGGCCTGATGCGCCATCGAAATGATGGCTACCAGTTTGGCAAGCTACGATATTGCAAGGTTTGGTTCCGAAGTTTTTCGCCCATCCCCCCGGCAGTCTGATCTTCTGATCGTGGCCGGAACATTGACCAAGAAAATGTCCGTTATGGTCAAGAGGATCTACGCCCAGATGGCTGAGCCCAAGTGGGTGATTGCCATGGGGGCCTGTGCTTCCTGTGGCGGAATTTTTAAAAGCTATGCGGTGGTTCAGGGGGTAGATCAGATTGTCCCGGTGGATGTCTATATTCCTGGATGTCCGCCACGGCCGGAAGCCTTGATGGCCGCTTTGATGAAACTGCAGCAGAAGATCAGGACTGAGTATCTTGATGATGTGCGACCTAATGTCGTTGAATAGCAGGATGGTATTATAACTATGGAAAACGTGAAAATACTGGAACGGATCAAAGCTGAATTTCCGGAAGCAGTCATCGCTGACCAGGATTGTTGTGGTGATCTGCAGGTAACCTTAAGTCAGGATGCTTTTATCGAGGTCATGCAGTTTTTGCATGATGATGAACAGCTGGCTTTCGACCTGCTGATCGACATCCTGGCTATTGACAATTCAGCGCGCCGCCGTAAGCCGCCGCGCTTTGAGGTTGTCTATGTAATGATTTCCATGGACAGTTTTGACCGCTTGCTGGTCAAACTGCCGGTCGCTGAAGACGAAGATGTTCCCACGGTTGCCGGTATCTGGCAGGCTGCCGACTGGGCCGAGCGTGAAGTTTTTGATATGATGGGCATCCGATTTGCCGGCCATCCTGATCTGCGGCGCATTTTGATGTGGGATGACTTTGAAGGATACCCACAGCGCAAAGACTTTCCTTTGGAAGGTAAAGACTTTGATGAAACTTGGGATCCCGATACCATAGAAGTCCTGTAAACATACTACTTGGGGAAAAAAGATGGCTGAAGGCAAATTAATGACCCTCAACATGGGGCCGCACCATCCATCCACTCACGGGGTGCTCCGCATCGTTTTGGAGCTGGACGGTGAGATCATCGTCAAGGCAACACCGTATGTCGGTCAGTTGCATCGCGGGATTGAGAAGATTGCTGAAAATATGAATTATCAGCAGGTCATTACCCTCACCGATCGCCTTGATTACACGGCGGCCTCCCTGAATAACTTCGGGTATTGTCTGGCGGTTGAAAAACTGTTGGGAATTGAAGTTCCCAAGCGGGCCCAGTATATCCGGGTGATCATGGGCGAGTTGTCCAGGCTTGCTGCCCACCAGATCTGGGTTGGTACTCATGCCCTGGATCTTGGGGCGATGACGCTGGTATTCTACGGTTTCCGTGATCGGGAAATGATTTATGATATTATCGAAGAGGCTTCAGGTTATCGTTTGACCCCCACCTTCCTGCGGGTTGGCGGCCTGGCCAATGATATTACGCCTGATTTTATCAAAGGTGTGCGCGAGTTTGTTAAGTGGTTTCCAACTGCGCTGGCAGGTTATCACACCCTGTTGACCGATAATATCATCTGGCGCAAGCGGACTATGGATATTGGGACAGTGTCGGCAGAGGATGCGGCAAACTTTGGTTTTACCGGACCAAGTCTGCGTGGTTCAGGGGTTCCCTATGACATCCGCAAGGCAAAGCCCCATAGCAGCTATGAAGATTTTGATTTTCAGGTACCGGTGGGTGATAAGGGGGATGTGTACGATCGTTACCTGGTGCGGATGGAAGAGATGGCTCAATCGTTGAAGATTGTTGACCAGGCGATTGAAAACCTCCCCGAGGGGCCGGTGAATGTTGATAACCCGTGGGTAACTAATCCAAGTCTGGATGTGGTTAAGGATGATATAAGCGCTCTGATCCGTCGGTTTAAGATTCAATGTGAGGGGCCACATGACCAGAAAGGTGAAGTTTATCAATCGGTTGAAGGTTCCAAAGGAGAGTTGGGATTTTATATAGTTGGGGATGGCAATGAAAATCCGTACCGGATGAAAATTCGTTCTCCGGCTTTCGTCCTTATCAGTGCTTTGTCAAAGATTCTTCCCGGGCACTTTTTTTCCGATGCAGTCGGTATTGTCGGCAGCATAGACATTGTTCTGGGAGAGGTCGACCGCTAAAAACAGCATGGGCGTGGATAAAAGAATGGAAATGGGAGCATAATGATGGCAGAGATACTTTTCAGCTCCTGGGGGGGCGAAGTTGTTGATAATCGCAGCAAGGAACCCCAGGAATATGAGACTGCGAGCAAGGTTTCATTGCCGGAATATTTTCAGCAGAATGAAGAGATTAAGGCCCTGATAGGCTGGTATGGCATTGTTCTGCGAACTTCCGAGGTTAATATCGTCGATCTTTGCCGTTCCTATATGGAGGCAATCCAGGAAAAATCCTGTGGTAAATGTTTTTTATGCCGCATTGGTACCAAGGTCATTGCCGATACCCTGGGGAGGATGTGCCGCGGCAAGGGGCGGCAGGCAGATCTGGAAATTCTCGCCAGGCTGGCGGAATCAATCAGTGAGTCTTCCAAGTGTAATATAGGTCAGTCAGGACCTCTTCCCCTTCGTCATGCTCTTAAGTATTTTGCCGATGATTTTGCTTCGGCGGCCAATGGAGAAGCAGCCATTCCCGCGGGAATCTACCGGTCAAAACTGACCGCGCCCTGCATTGATGCCTGTCCGATCCATCTGGATATCCCAACCTATGTTGAGTGTATTAAAGAAGGTAAGTTTCAGCAGTCACTGGATGTGATCCGTGAACGGCTGCCTCTGCCTGGAGTGGTTGGCCGGGTCTGTGTGCGCCCCTGTGAGGAACACTGTCGGCGGACGAACCTGGATGAGCCCATTTCGATTAAATTCCTCAAGCGTTTTGTTTCTGATTACGAGTTGGAAAAAAACAAAGAGCCGCATTATTTGGTTGAAGCGGCGGAAAAAACCGGTTCAGTGGCTATCGTTGGTGCCGGCCCCTCCGGGGTTACCTGTGCCTACCACCTTGTCCGTAAGGGACACCAGGTTACCATTTACGAAAAGTTGGGAGAGCCTGGCGGCATGTCAGCCGTCGGAATCCCTGACTACCGGTTGCCGCGTCATATACTGCGTGGAGAGGTGGAACAGGTTCAGAAGCTGGGCGTTACCATTCATTATGACACTCAAGTAGGCAAAGATATAAAGCTGTCTCAGCTTGAGGCTGACAATGATGCAGTTTTCATCGCCCATGGCGCTCACCTGAGTGCCGCCATGCGGGTTGAAGGCGAAAATGAGGGCTATCAAGGTTTTATTACCGGGGTGAAATACCTGCTTGATATCAATTCCGGTGTTGATCCCTATCCGGATGGGAAAAAAGTGGTGGTGGTTGGTGGTGGAAATGTGGCCATTGACTGTGTTCGCTGTTCATTTAGGGTCAATAAGCCAGATGTTAATCTGGTATATCGGCGGACCAGGAATGAAATGCCGGCCGATGAAGTTGAGATTCATGATGCTGAAGAAGAAAAGGTGACTTTTCATTATCTCACTCAGCCCATCAAGGTTATTGCCGAAAAAGGCAAGGTGGTGGGGTTGGAATGTATTAAGATGGAGCTGGGTGAACCGGATGAGAGCGGCCGTCGCCGGCCGGTCCCGGTGGAAGGCTCTGAGTTTGTCATTGATTGTGATATTGTTGTTCCAGCCATTGGGCAGTCCATCGACCTTTCGATGCTAGAAGGGGTTGATAATGTGGAAACTACCCGTTGGAATACTATTGTGGTCAATGAGTTTACCAAACAGACGGAAAATCCCAAGATTTTCTGTGCCGGTGACTGTCAGACATCTCCGGGAGCTCTGATTACTGCCTGTGCCGGTGGCCGGACAGCAGCCTTTAATATTGATAAATTTATTAATGCTCAGTCCTTGGAAACCGCTGAAGATGATTATTTTGATAAACTGTTTGAGGCGGTCAAAGTCTATGACCCGGACGAGGATATCGGTTTTCTCGGCGGCAGGGCCCGCTATCAGCTGGAAATGCTGTCTCCGGATACCCGGAAGTGGACTTTTGATGAGGTGGAAAAAGGATTTTCACCCCAGGAGGCCATGGCTGAAGCAGATCGCTGTCTCAGGTGTTACCGGGTTGCCACTATTGCGGTAACCGAGGCAGCGTCATAAACTGATTTGTGAATGATTCCTTATAAACAGTGGAGATATAAACTTAACTTGTGCAGGAAATAAGCATGGTCACGTTAACGATTGACGGCAAAGAAGTGAAGGTTCCGCAAGGAACGACGATTCTTGCGGCTGCAAGGACCGCCGGCATTCGCATCCCGACGCTTTGCTACCATGGACGTTTGGATCCCATCGGTTCATGCCGGATGTGCGTCGTGGAAATTGAGGGTATTGCCCATCCGATGGCTGCCTGTACCACTCCGGTAGAGGAAGGTATTGCGGTAACCAGCAATTCAGACCGGATTCAACGGATTCGGGAGGATTCCCTGAAACTGATTCTGGTGAATCATCCCCTTGATTGTCCGATTTGTGACAAGGGTGGGGAGTGCCTGCTGCAGGATCTGGTGTATGAGTTTGGCATCGACAAGGTTGAATACCAGGCCCCGAAGCCGACAAGAGAATCAGTGTATGCCACCCCTCTAATTCGCTACTGGCCTGACCGTTGTGTCATGTGCCTGCGTTGCGTCACTGCCTGTCGGGAGATCAAGGGTATTGGTGCTATTGAGATCAAAGGTGAGGGCTACGGTTCCCAGGTGGTAGTGATTGACGCGGAGAAATGTCAGTCATGTGGTGAGTGTCTGAGTGTTTGTCCCACCGGCGCTTTGACCGAAAATCTCAGTCGTTTCAAGGGACGTCCCTGGTTGGTTGAACGGGTGCCGACCACCTGTACTTACTGTGGTTGTGGCTGCCAGCTGGAACTCAATGTCCAGAATAATCGGGTTATCGGGGTGACCACCCAGGAGGGTAAAGGAGTTAACTTGGGTAGCCTTTGTGTTAAAGGCCGTTTTGGTTATGAATTTATCGGCAGTGATGAACGGTTAACTACGCCGTTGATCAAAAAAGATGGCGAGTTTAAGGAAGCCAGCTGGGAAGAAGCCTTAACGCTGGTCGCTGAACGCTTTGGGGCCATCAAGGAAGAATTCGGTCCCGATGCCATCGGCGGCCTTTCTTCAGCCCGTTGTACCAATGAGGAAAACTATCTCTTCCAGAAATTCATGCGCGGGGTCATCGGCACCAATAATGTTGACCATTGCGCCCGTCTCTGACACTCCTCGACGGTGGCCGGACTGGCCGCCACGTTCGGTAGCGGAGCAATGACCAACCCGATTAAGGATGTGTTGAAGGCGAAAGCTATTCTGGCTATTGGCACCAATACCACCGAAAATCATCCTATTTTTGCCAATTACGTCAAGGAAGCAGTGTTGAAACGGGGGGCGAAACTGATTGTTGCCGACCCGCGACGCATAGGCCTGGTTGATTATGCCGCCATCTGGCTGCGGCATCGTCCGGGAACTGATGTGGCCTTGATCAATGGTCTCATGCATATTATTCACCAGAAGGAATTGCATGAGAAAGAGCATGTCGACTCCTGTACGGTGGGATTCGAAGAATTTGCCACCAACCTGGAAAAGTATACCCCGGAATATGTCTCGGAGATTACCGGAGTTTCGGTTGAAGATTTGGAAGCCGCAGCCGTGATATATGCCGAATCATCACCTGCTTCCATCCTCTACGCCATGGGGATCACCCAGCACACCAGTGGTACTGATAATGTAAAAACCCTGGGTAATCTGGCCATGCTCTGCGGTAATATCGGGGTTGTCGGTGGCGGGGTTAATCCTTTAAGGGGTCAGAATAACGTTCAGGGAGCCTGTGATCTGGGGGCTTTGCCCAATGTCTTTACCGGTTATCAGAAAGTGGCAAACGAAGAAATACGGCAGAAATTTGCCAAGGCCTGGGGTCTGGAAGAGCTTTCCGCTGTTCCGGGGTTGCAGGTAACCCAGATGTTTCCAGCTGCTGAAGCAGGCACCTTGAAGGGTATGTACATCATGGGTGAAAATCCTCTGGTCAGCGATCCTGATCTGCAACACATCGAAAAGGCGGTCAAAAAACTTGACTTTATGGTGGTGCAGGACATTTTTCTTACCGAGACTGCCCAGTTGGCTGATGTGGTGCTGCCTGGGGTTTCCTTTGCTGAAAAAGATGGTGCTTTTACCAATTCCGAACGTAAGGTTCAACGGGTCCGTAAGGCCATCGAGCCGATGGAAGAGGCACGGGAAGATGGTTGGATTATCTGTCAGCTGGCTACCGCCATGGGTTATTCAATGGAGTATGTAGATGCCCGGACGGTGATGGATGAAATCCGCAAATTGACTCCCAGCTATGCCGGCATCAGCTACGAGCGGCTGGAGAAAAAGGCCATTGCCTGGCCTTGTCCGGCGGAAGATCATCCAGGAACCCCCATTCTTCATGTGGGTGAATATGCCTGTGGTAAAGGAGTTTTCTTTCCGATTGAATTCCGCCCGCCGGCTGAAAATCCTGATGCCGAATATCCCTTTATTCTCAGTACCGGTAGGGTATTGCAGCATTTCCATACCGGTACCATGACCCGTAAGGGCGAGGGATTGAGCCAGCTCTATCCTGAGCCGCTGGCAGAAGTAAATCCTGCTGATGCGGAAAAACTTGGGGTTGAGGATGGTGATTTTGTCACGATTGCTTCCCGCAGAGGGGATATTAAAATAAAAGCCTGGTTGACGGACCGACCGGCCCCCGGGGTGGTGTTTGTTCCTTTCCATTTCGGTGAAACGGCGGTTAACCTGTTGACCAATGCTGCCCTTTGTCCTGACGCCGGGATTCCTGAATATAAAGTGTGTGCCGTCCAAGTGGAGAAGGCATCCTAAAGGAGGTTTTTCATGATTGAATTTACCATCATCCTGCTCATAAAAACCCTGGTGGTTTTTGGGGTGAGTATGTTGATTGTGGCCTATTCCACCTGGATTGAGCGCAAGGTTCTCGGCTTGGTGCAGCTTCGCCACGGACCCATGCGGGTGGGCTGGCATGGCCTTTTACAGCCATTGGCTGACGGGGTCAAAGGGTTTATGAAGGAAGAAGTGATTCCTGACAATGCTGATAAGCCGGTCTTTATTATTGCCCCGATTATCAGCATCGGGGCCGCACTGACCCTGCTGGTAATAATACCATTTGGTGATACCGTAACTATCATGGGTCGTGAAATAACGCTCTATCTGACTGATCTTGATATCGGCATTCTCTTTGTCCTGGGTATTTCCACCATTGGTTCCTATGGCTGTATGCTGGGCGGCTGGTCATCCGGCAACAAGTATGGAATGATGGGGGCTTTACGCGCTGGAGCACAGATGATCAGTTATGAATTACCCATGGCCCTGGCCGTGATCAGTGTGGTCATGGTCTGCGGGACGTTGAGCCTGGTGGGTATTGTTGAAAGCCAGGCCGGGTTGTGGAATATTATTAAACAGCCGTTCGCTTTTTTTCTCTTTATCATCTGCGGTCTGGCTGAGATCAATCGGACTCCGTTTGATATGCCGGAGGCTGAAGCCGAACTGGCCTGTGGCTTTAATGTGGAATACAGCAGCATGAAATTCGCCCTGTTTTTCATGGCTGAATACTGTCATATGTTCATTTTTGCGACCCTGGTGACCACCCTCTTCCTCGGTGGCTGGCAGGGCCCATTGCTGCCTGGCCCGGTATGGTTCTTTATCAAGACCTTTGCGGTTGTCTTCTTTTGTGTCTGGGAACGTTCCACTTTTCCCCGCTACCGTTACGATCAGGTGATGGAACTGGGTTGGAAAGTATTGATACCGGCCGGCCTGGTGAATATTGTCCTTACCGGTTTATGGATGCTGATTTTTAATATTTGATTCTGGTAGTGGTATCATTTGAGTTGAAAAGGTAATTAGTGATGGAAAAGAAAGATTATGTAATCAACGTCAGTGAGAGGCGGCCCGAGAAAGGGAACTATCTTGTGCCGTTGTTCAAGGGGCTGGCCTATACCCTGAAGAATTATTTTTCCAAATCCGTAACGATCCAGTATCCGACGGAACGCCGAAAGATTGGGGATCGCTGGCGAGGTCTGCACCGGCTGAAAGTTGATGACCAGGGCAAACTGAAATGCGTGGCCTGTGGGCTGTGTGCCAAGATATGTCCTCCCCAGGCAATTACCATAGTTCCTTATGAGGAAGAGGGTGAAACCCGCTATCCCAAAGAATTTATCATTGATGAAATTCGCTGCATATTCTGCGGATTCTGCCAGGAAGCCTGTCCAAAGGACGCCATCGAATTGACTAAGGTATATGATTACGTTGATTATCATCGTGAGGATTTTAAGTTCGACATTGAAAAGTTGAAAACGCCGGAACGGTTTATTTTTACCGGGAAATAATTTCGATTAAGTGTGGGGTTTATCCATGGAATTGATCATTTTGCTCCTATGTGGTGGTTTGGCAATTATTACCTCTCTGCTGGTGATATTTACCCGAAATACAGTTCACAGCGCTCTGTGGATGATTTCCTCTTTTTTCTTTATGGCAGTACTTTACCTCCTGTTACGGGCCGAGTTTATTGCCATTTTACAGATTATTGTCTACGCCGGGGCCATTATGATGTTCGTTATCTATGCTATCATGATGCTGAACCTCAGACAGGAGGAA
Proteins encoded in this region:
- the fdhF gene encoding formate dehydrogenase subunit alpha, which codes for MSMVTLTIDGKEVKVPQGTTILAAARTAGIRIPTLCYHGRLDPIGSCRMCVVEIEGIAHPMAACTTPVEEGIAVTSNSDRIQRIREDSLKLILVNHPLDCPICDKGGECLLQDLVYEFGIDKVEYQAPKPTRESVYATPLIRYWPDRCVMCLRCVTACREIKGIGAIEIKGEGYGSQVVVIDAEKCQSCGECLSVCPTGALTENLSRFKGRPWLVERVPTTCTYCGCGCQLELNVQNNRVIGVTTQEGKGVNLGSLCVKGRFGYEFIGSDERLTTPLIKKDGEFKEASWEEALTLVAERFGAIKEEFGPDAIGGLSSARCTNEENYLFQKFMRGVIGTNNVDHCARLUHSSTVAGLAATFGSGAMTNPIKDVLKAKAILAIGTNTTENHPIFANYVKEAVLKRGAKLIVADPRRIGLVDYAAIWLRHRPGTDVALINGLMHIIHQKELHEKEHVDSCTVGFEEFATNLEKYTPEYVSEITGVSVEDLEAAAVIYAESSPASILYAMGITQHTSGTDNVKTLGNLAMLCGNIGVVGGGVNPLRGQNNVQGACDLGALPNVFTGYQKVANEEIRQKFAKAWGLEELSAVPGLQVTQMFPAAEAGTLKGMYIMGENPLVSDPDLQHIEKAVKKLDFMVVQDIFLTETAQLADVVLPGVSFAEKDGAFTNSERKVQRVRKAIEPMEEAREDGWIICQLATAMGYSMEYVDARTVMDEIRKLTPSYAGISYERLEKKAIAWPCPAEDHPGTPILHVGEYACGKGVFFPIEFRPPAENPDAEYPFILSTGRVLQHFHTGTMTRKGEGLSQLYPEPLAEVNPADAEKLGVEDGDFVTIASRRGDIKIKAWLTDRPAPGVVFVPFHFGETAVNLLTNAALCPDAGIPEYKVCAVQVEKAS
- a CDS encoding NADH-quinone oxidoreductase subunit I, with the translated sequence MEKKDYVINVSERRPEKGNYLVPLFKGLAYTLKNYFSKSVTIQYPTERRKIGDRWRGLHRLKVDDQGKLKCVACGLCAKICPPQAITIVPYEEEGETRYPKEFIIDEIRCIFCGFCQEACPKDAIELTKVYDYVDYHREDFKFDIEKLKTPERFIFTGK
- the nuoD gene encoding NADH dehydrogenase (quinone) subunit D; this translates as MAEGKLMTLNMGPHHPSTHGVLRIVLELDGEIIVKATPYVGQLHRGIEKIAENMNYQQVITLTDRLDYTAASLNNFGYCLAVEKLLGIEVPKRAQYIRVIMGELSRLAAHQIWVGTHALDLGAMTLVFYGFRDREMIYDIIEEASGYRLTPTFLRVGGLANDITPDFIKGVREFVKWFPTALAGYHTLLTDNIIWRKRTMDIGTVSAEDAANFGFTGPSLRGSGVPYDIRKAKPHSSYEDFDFQVPVGDKGDVYDRYLVRMEEMAQSLKIVDQAIENLPEGPVNVDNPWVTNPSLDVVKDDISALIRRFKIQCEGPHDQKGEVYQSVEGSKGELGFYIVGDGNENPYRMKIRSPAFVLISALSKILPGHFFSDAVGIVGSIDIVLGEVDR
- the nuoH gene encoding NADH-quinone oxidoreductase subunit NuoH; the encoded protein is MIEFTIILLIKTLVVFGVSMLIVAYSTWIERKVLGLVQLRHGPMRVGWHGLLQPLADGVKGFMKEEVIPDNADKPVFIIAPIISIGAALTLLVIIPFGDTVTIMGREITLYLTDLDIGILFVLGISTIGSYGCMLGGWSSGNKYGMMGALRAGAQMISYELPMALAVISVVMVCGTLSLVGIVESQAGLWNIIKQPFAFFLFIICGLAEINRTPFDMPEAEAELACGFNVEYSSMKFALFFMAEYCHMFIFATLVTTLFLGGWQGPLLPGPVWFFIKTFAVVFFCVWERSTFPRYRYDQVMELGWKVLIPAGLVNIVLTGLWMLIFNI
- a CDS encoding NADH-quinone oxidoreductase subunit C; translated protein: MENVKILERIKAEFPEAVIADQDCCGDLQVTLSQDAFIEVMQFLHDDEQLAFDLLIDILAIDNSARRRKPPRFEVVYVMISMDSFDRLLVKLPVAEDEDVPTVAGIWQAADWAEREVFDMMGIRFAGHPDLRRILMWDDFEGYPQRKDFPLEGKDFDETWDPDTIEVL
- a CDS encoding FAD-dependent oxidoreductase, producing the protein MMAEILFSSWGGEVVDNRSKEPQEYETASKVSLPEYFQQNEEIKALIGWYGIVLRTSEVNIVDLCRSYMEAIQEKSCGKCFLCRIGTKVIADTLGRMCRGKGRQADLEILARLAESISESSKCNIGQSGPLPLRHALKYFADDFASAANGEAAIPAGIYRSKLTAPCIDACPIHLDIPTYVECIKEGKFQQSLDVIRERLPLPGVVGRVCVRPCEEHCRRTNLDEPISIKFLKRFVSDYELEKNKEPHYLVEAAEKTGSVAIVGAGPSGVTCAYHLVRKGHQVTIYEKLGEPGGMSAVGIPDYRLPRHILRGEVEQVQKLGVTIHYDTQVGKDIKLSQLEADNDAVFIAHGAHLSAAMRVEGENEGYQGFITGVKYLLDINSGVDPYPDGKKVVVVGGGNVAIDCVRCSFRVNKPDVNLVYRRTRNEMPADEVEIHDAEEEKVTFHYLTQPIKVIAEKGKVVGLECIKMELGEPDESGRRRPVPVEGSEFVIDCDIVVPAIGQSIDLSMLEGVDNVETTRWNTIVVNEFTKQTENPKIFCAGDCQTSPGALITACAGGRTAAFNIDKFINAQSLETAEDDYFDKLFEAVKVYDPDEDIGFLGGRARYQLEMLSPDTRKWTFDEVEKGFSPQEAMAEADRCLRCYRVATIAVTEAAS
- the ndhC gene encoding NADH-quinone oxidoreductase subunit A; this translates as MVNYIPVLVMMLVGIGFGVFAVVVSSILGPHRRFKVKRETYECGMPTEGTTYVQVPIKYYVVALLFLVFDLECVFMYPWAVHYRKLGLFGFVEMLVFMVILFICYIYVWKKGALEWE